In the genome of Methylophaga nitratireducenticrescens, one region contains:
- a CDS encoding helix-turn-helix domain-containing protein gives MSKKNERGKSPVLLPARERILQQMGENIMLARKRRNLTMEMVAERADTTRLTVSNIEKGSPSVAIGHYLNVLAVLHQEQDFLKLAADDELGRKLADIKLKNTRIATK, from the coding sequence ATGAGCAAGAAAAACGAAAGAGGAAAATCCCCCGTTCTCCTACCTGCGCGGGAGCGGATCCTGCAGCAGATGGGGGAAAACATCATGCTGGCCAGAAAGCGCCGTAATCTCACCATGGAAATGGTCGCTGAGCGTGCTGATACAACGCGCCTGACCGTTTCTAATATTGAGAAGGGGAGTCCGTCTGTCGCCATTGGTCATTACCTGAATGTGCTTGCCGTACTTCATCAAGAGCAGGATTTTCTGAAGCTGGCGGCGGATGACGAGCTAGGGCGGAAGCTTGCTGATATTAAGCTCAAAAACACAAGGATCGCGACTAAATGA
- a CDS encoding type II toxin-antitoxin system HipA family toxin has translation MKRIKVYADWLGLPGTIFVGELTVDVVRGKEAYRFNYAEEWLASPHSLEIDPELSLYKGDLFPRSGNDNFRAFLDSAPDRWGKLLMKRHEAIDARLDSRKEQTLYESDFLLGVHDSYRMGGFRYKLDNEGPFLSDNDSLAAPHVASLGELEHAAKIVEENKSIPSDEELAEYRRWLNMLIAPGSSLGGARPKACVLDEDGYWIAKFPSKMDEYDVGAWEYVTGQIATEAGLDMSLGDVKKFTSQYSTYLSKRFDRTLREGSLVRVHFASAITQLGYYDDKADQGGGYFQSPDPEHHHPASYLELAAFISRYGVNIEPDLAELFRRIVFNVAVKNTDDHLRNHGFLHDGSGWKLSPAYDINPNPEGTGLSLNISETNNELNLGLVIDQAKHFRLSEGDAIEIVHQVVATTARYEEFARHAGLDSQEIRLMQRAFMMPDEADEQLANYGYSRSPSRSAPTSPN, from the coding sequence ATGAAAAGAATAAAAGTTTATGCTGACTGGCTAGGACTGCCTGGCACCATTTTCGTCGGAGAGCTGACGGTTGACGTTGTGAGGGGGAAAGAAGCCTATCGGTTCAACTATGCCGAAGAATGGCTTGCGTCTCCTCATTCCCTGGAAATCGATCCGGAGCTTTCGCTTTATAAGGGGGATCTGTTCCCCCGTTCAGGCAATGACAATTTCCGCGCCTTTCTTGATTCTGCCCCTGACCGGTGGGGAAAGTTGCTGATGAAACGTCACGAGGCTATTGATGCAAGACTTGATAGCAGGAAAGAGCAGACCTTGTATGAGTCAGATTTCCTGCTGGGCGTGCATGACAGTTACAGGATGGGTGGGTTTCGTTACAAGTTGGATAATGAAGGGCCTTTCTTGAGTGACAATGACTCATTGGCTGCGCCCCATGTCGCCAGCCTGGGAGAGCTGGAGCATGCAGCAAAGATTGTAGAGGAGAATAAATCCATTCCTTCTGATGAAGAACTGGCTGAGTATCGCCGCTGGCTGAACATGCTGATCGCACCCGGCTCTTCACTGGGTGGCGCGAGGCCCAAAGCCTGCGTTCTTGATGAGGATGGGTATTGGATTGCCAAGTTTCCCAGCAAGATGGATGAGTACGATGTTGGCGCCTGGGAATATGTGACCGGTCAGATAGCTACCGAAGCTGGCCTTGATATGAGCCTGGGTGATGTAAAAAAGTTTACGAGTCAGTATTCAACGTATCTTTCAAAGCGGTTTGACCGCACGTTACGTGAGGGTTCACTGGTTCGTGTTCACTTCGCTTCGGCGATAACCCAGCTTGGCTATTACGATGACAAAGCCGATCAGGGCGGCGGTTATTTTCAATCACCTGATCCTGAACATCACCATCCAGCAAGCTATCTGGAACTTGCTGCCTTTATCAGCCGTTATGGGGTGAACATTGAGCCCGATCTGGCTGAGTTGTTCCGACGTATAGTCTTCAACGTGGCTGTAAAAAATACGGATGATCACTTAAGAAATCATGGGTTTTTACATGACGGATCCGGCTGGAAGCTGTCTCCGGCCTATGACATTAACCCAAATCCGGAAGGAACAGGGCTTAGTCTCAATATCAGTGAGACAAATAATGAACTCAACCTAGGGCTTGTAATCGACCAGGCAAAACATTTTAGGCTGTCTGAAGGTGATGCCATCGAGATCGTTCATCAGGTGGTTGCTACCACAGCTCGATACGAAGAGTTTGCCAGGCATGCCGGCCTTGATAGCCAGGAAATAAGGTTAATGCAGCGGGCTTTCATGATGCCGGATGAGGCTGATGAGCAGTTAGCTAATTATGGCTACTCGCGCAGCCCATCCAGATCTGCACCAACAAGCCCGAACTGA
- a CDS encoding dicarboxylate/amino acid:cation symporter → MPHSHAIILLILIILSAISGVLFGWFFGDLSLQIGWLGDLFLNALKMVIIPLIVASVISGIGALGDIRKLGRLGGSTLLYYALTTATAVFIGLVVVNIIQPGAGIELGDATVPERILEKQGTGASDIVMSLISPNLFASATEMQLLPLIVFAILFAMALTTIGERSKPVFAVFDGINEAMMKLVIWIMYFAPIGIFALIAARLGLAGGGDALFREIQAVGWHVVTVLTGLLIHFCFLLLLLQLIAGKGFSYLLGMSRALVTGFGTASSTATLPLTMENARENKVSDKAIKFVLPLGSTVNMDGTALYEAAAVLFIAQAYGIDLTMTQQIIVFITATLAAIGAAGIPEAGLVTMVIVLSAVGLPLDGIALLLAVDWFLDRFRTVVNIWGDSVGAKVIDTLVIKKAR, encoded by the coding sequence ATGCCACACTCACATGCCATCATATTATTGATTTTGATTATCCTGAGTGCCATCAGCGGTGTCTTGTTTGGCTGGTTTTTCGGTGACCTGTCATTACAAATCGGTTGGCTGGGTGACTTATTTCTCAATGCGTTGAAAATGGTGATTATCCCGCTGATTGTAGCGTCTGTTATCAGCGGTATTGGTGCGCTTGGCGATATCCGTAAACTGGGACGCTTAGGTGGCTCCACCCTTCTCTATTATGCTTTAACAACTGCTACGGCAGTATTCATCGGCTTGGTAGTCGTAAACATCATCCAGCCCGGTGCAGGTATTGAACTAGGTGATGCCACGGTTCCAGAGCGTATTTTGGAAAAACAGGGAACCGGCGCATCTGATATTGTGATGTCGTTGATCTCACCAAATCTATTCGCCTCTGCCACTGAGATGCAGTTATTACCGCTTATAGTTTTTGCCATATTATTTGCGATGGCGTTAACAACGATTGGCGAACGTTCCAAACCCGTCTTTGCCGTTTTTGATGGAATTAATGAAGCCATGATGAAACTGGTGATATGGATAATGTATTTTGCGCCGATCGGTATTTTCGCTTTGATTGCTGCTCGACTGGGACTGGCCGGTGGAGGCGATGCACTGTTCCGGGAAATTCAGGCAGTGGGTTGGCATGTAGTCACCGTGTTGACAGGGCTTCTCATCCACTTTTGTTTTCTTCTTTTACTCTTGCAACTGATTGCTGGAAAAGGCTTTAGCTACTTACTGGGTATGAGTCGAGCCCTGGTGACCGGCTTTGGTACAGCCAGTTCAACAGCCACACTTCCACTTACGATGGAAAATGCACGTGAAAATAAAGTAAGTGATAAAGCCATCAAATTTGTTTTGCCACTGGGCAGTACGGTCAATATGGATGGCACAGCACTCTATGAAGCTGCTGCAGTGTTATTTATAGCTCAGGCCTATGGCATTGATTTGACGATGACCCAACAAATTATTGTGTTTATTACGGCAACGCTTGCGGCCATCGGCGCTGCAGGAATCCCTGAAGCAGGGCTGGTCACCATGGTCATCGTGCTTAGTGCGGTAGGTTTGCCATTGGATGGTATTGCACTGTTACTGGCAGTGGACTGGTTTCTGGATCGATTCCGTACTGTAGTCAATATCTGGGGTGACAGTGTTGGAGCCAAAGTCATTGATACGTTAGTTATAAAAAAGGCGCGTTAA
- the rsmA gene encoding 16S rRNA (adenine(1518)-N(6)/adenine(1519)-N(6))-dimethyltransferase RsmA — translation MTDQRHYPKARKRFGQNFLQDEAVIADIIAAVAPQKDQHLVEIGPGRGALTASLLEGAGLLDVIELDRDLVPILQNQFKDAANLHIHQADALEFDFSVLPWNDEKLRVIGNLPYNITTPLLFHLLEQAPLIEDMCFMLQREVVERICAAPGNKSYGRLSIMIQYQCMVEQLFIVPPTAFDPPPKVESAIIYIQPRKQFLGGDVCIKTLGNLVTQAFSQRRKTIANTLKNSVSLAALEDQGIDPKLRPETISVEQYVALAQSISA, via the coding sequence ATGACTGATCAGCGACATTATCCGAAAGCACGCAAACGATTTGGGCAGAACTTCTTGCAGGATGAAGCCGTTATAGCGGATATCATTGCTGCAGTAGCCCCTCAAAAAGATCAGCATCTGGTCGAAATAGGGCCGGGGCGCGGGGCATTAACGGCATCATTACTGGAAGGTGCTGGATTACTGGATGTGATTGAACTGGATCGTGATTTAGTGCCAATATTGCAAAACCAGTTTAAAGACGCCGCTAATCTGCATATTCATCAGGCCGACGCTTTGGAATTTGATTTCAGCGTATTACCCTGGAATGATGAAAAATTAAGGGTGATTGGCAATCTGCCCTACAACATTACTACGCCCTTATTATTTCATTTGCTGGAACAGGCTCCACTGATCGAAGATATGTGCTTTATGCTTCAGCGTGAGGTTGTAGAGCGCATTTGTGCCGCGCCAGGTAATAAAAGTTACGGTCGGTTAAGTATAATGATTCAATACCAGTGTATGGTAGAACAATTATTTATTGTGCCGCCTACAGCCTTTGATCCTCCGCCTAAAGTGGAGTCAGCCATCATTTATATCCAACCAAGAAAACAGTTTTTAGGTGGCGATGTTTGTATAAAAACATTAGGTAATTTAGTGACCCAGGCATTTAGTCAGCGTCGAAAAACCATCGCTAACACTTTGAAAAATAGTGTTTCCCTGGCAGCGTTGGAGGATCAAGGAATCGATCCAAAACTTCGTCCAGAAACCATATCAGTTGAACAATATGTTGCTTTGGCTCAATCTATAAGTGCTTAA
- the pdxA gene encoding 4-hydroxythreonine-4-phosphate dehydrogenase PdxA produces MSDICRIALTSGEPAGIGPDLCIQLAQQGQRHEIVVIADPELLQQRADELSLPLKLVEFDPNSDPKPGEAGRIVYLASKLAEKVVPGKLNPANSAYVIDTLQLALNGCLDGTFDAVVTAPVHKGVINDAQIPFSGHTEFFADGAGVNKVVMMLATPELRVALATTHLPLREVSDAVTQQSLLQIMRILANGLHFSFGLKHPRIAVCGLNPHAGEGGHLGAEEQTVIEPAIKLIREQGYEFNGPWPADTIFVKSRLAEYDAVLAMYHDQGLPVLKHQGFGDAVNITLGLPFIRTSVDHGTALDLAASGNASATSLQAAINMAETMSLSRRTA; encoded by the coding sequence TTGAGTGATATTTGCCGCATAGCACTGACTTCAGGTGAGCCCGCTGGAATTGGCCCCGACCTATGTATTCAGCTGGCACAACAGGGCCAACGCCATGAAATAGTCGTTATTGCGGATCCAGAGCTGCTTCAGCAACGTGCAGATGAATTATCGTTACCATTAAAGCTGGTTGAGTTTGATCCGAATTCGGACCCTAAACCAGGTGAAGCTGGTCGTATTGTCTATCTGGCGAGTAAACTCGCAGAAAAAGTGGTGCCTGGGAAATTGAATCCTGCTAATTCAGCCTATGTAATTGATACATTGCAACTCGCGCTGAATGGCTGTCTTGATGGGACTTTCGATGCTGTTGTTACCGCACCGGTGCATAAAGGTGTCATTAATGATGCTCAGATTCCATTTAGCGGCCATACCGAGTTTTTCGCTGATGGTGCTGGTGTCAATAAAGTTGTGATGATGCTGGCAACACCTGAACTTCGTGTGGCGTTGGCAACAACACATTTACCACTACGTGAAGTGAGCGATGCTGTTACTCAACAGAGTCTGCTGCAAATCATGCGCATTCTGGCCAATGGTCTGCATTTTAGCTTTGGATTAAAACACCCACGAATAGCAGTATGTGGTTTAAATCCGCATGCTGGTGAGGGCGGACATCTGGGGGCAGAAGAACAAACCGTAATCGAACCTGCAATTAAGCTCATACGTGAGCAAGGCTATGAGTTTAACGGTCCATGGCCAGCAGACACTATTTTCGTGAAGTCTCGCCTTGCAGAGTATGACGCTGTATTAGCGATGTATCACGATCAGGGGCTGCCGGTGCTTAAGCATCAAGGTTTTGGTGATGCTGTGAATATTACTCTGGGTCTCCCATTTATCCGAACTTCGGTTGACCACGGTACCGCTCTTGATCTTGCCGCTTCAGGCAATGCAAGTGCAACGAGCCTCCAGGCTGCAATCAATATGGCGGAAACAATGTCATTATCCAGAAGAACTGCATGA
- a CDS encoding SurA N-terminal domain-containing protein, which yields MLHFIRDRAQGWIAWFIVGLISIPFALWGVNSYVSGPSDTIVAEINGEEITQPELLQAVQRYRDQMREMMGEEFNPEMFDNAEIRYVVLDDLIEQQLIRSAVDDLGLRISDRQIAQFIQQTPAFQRDGTFDSEQYQMVLARAGFTPTSYEASLRDDLLGQQLVQNIEGSTLVSQVEVERLLKLENQQRKIAFGVVKLEAFLDETEVDEADVRGFFDANQSSFTSPEQISLDYLELSLDEISSQVKASDEQLQQYYVDNKSQFVGPEQRRASHILIEDNEEAEQILAEIQSKLEEGQSFEELAKTYSIDVGSASSGGDLGAIQRDVMEPAFEEAVFALQNVGDISEPVKTEFGYHIIQLTDIDQSSNIEFADVKDEVELQYKRQQAERQFYDKAEELANLTYENPETLDIAAESLTLDIQTSSLFTRSGGSGIAENPAVVKAAFSDDVLNQELNSPVIELSDTRLVVIRKNSYVEATVLPFDSVAPAITEQLRYQRASDLAYIQGEARLQELESGASATEVFPDTWQPAAYYGRDSQDISAQILDKAFRLPNAESTQYAGFTTENGNYVVIAVSDVKQGSVEDVEPEMRDGLVSNLTRLNGSVEVAAFLNTLRSEADIEIYESRVTSSEEE from the coding sequence ATGTTGCATTTCATACGTGATCGCGCCCAAGGTTGGATTGCTTGGTTTATTGTTGGCTTAATCAGCATTCCGTTTGCACTCTGGGGGGTGAACTCTTATGTCTCCGGACCAAGTGACACCATCGTGGCTGAAATTAATGGTGAAGAAATCACTCAGCCGGAATTATTACAAGCCGTCCAGCGTTATCGGGACCAAATGCGTGAAATGATGGGCGAAGAATTCAATCCCGAAATGTTTGATAATGCTGAAATCCGTTATGTCGTTCTGGATGACCTTATCGAGCAACAGCTAATTCGTTCTGCTGTTGATGATCTTGGCCTTCGAATAAGTGACCGTCAAATTGCCCAATTCATCCAACAAACTCCCGCATTTCAGCGTGATGGCACATTTGATAGTGAACAATATCAAATGGTCCTGGCCAGAGCAGGTTTTACTCCGACATCTTATGAAGCAAGTCTGCGTGATGATCTTTTGGGGCAGCAGCTGGTACAAAATATTGAAGGCAGCACGCTGGTCTCTCAGGTTGAGGTAGAAAGGCTATTAAAACTGGAAAATCAACAGCGCAAAATTGCCTTTGGTGTGGTTAAGCTTGAAGCTTTTCTTGATGAAACAGAAGTTGATGAAGCTGATGTTCGTGGTTTCTTTGATGCAAACCAATCAAGTTTTACTTCACCGGAACAAATTTCACTCGATTATCTGGAGCTGTCACTTGATGAAATTTCATCACAAGTAAAAGCAAGTGATGAACAGCTGCAACAATATTATGTTGACAATAAGTCACAGTTTGTTGGTCCTGAACAGCGCCGTGCCAGCCATATCTTAATCGAAGATAATGAAGAAGCAGAACAGATCCTCGCTGAAATCCAATCCAAACTTGAAGAAGGTCAAAGCTTTGAAGAGCTGGCAAAAACATATTCAATCGATGTTGGTTCAGCATCTTCAGGTGGAGATTTAGGTGCTATTCAACGTGATGTTATGGAACCGGCTTTTGAAGAGGCAGTGTTTGCTTTACAGAATGTTGGCGATATCTCTGAACCGGTTAAAACGGAGTTTGGCTACCACATCATTCAGTTAACGGATATTGATCAATCCAGCAATATAGAGTTTGCTGATGTTAAAGATGAAGTTGAGCTGCAATACAAACGTCAGCAGGCTGAACGCCAGTTTTATGATAAAGCTGAAGAGCTGGCAAACCTTACTTATGAGAACCCTGAAACATTGGATATCGCCGCGGAGAGTTTAACGTTGGATATTCAAACCTCAAGTTTATTTACTCGTAGTGGAGGTAGTGGAATTGCTGAAAACCCTGCAGTTGTGAAAGCAGCATTTTCAGATGATGTATTGAATCAGGAGCTTAACAGTCCAGTTATAGAGTTATCTGATACTCGATTAGTTGTCATCCGTAAGAACAGCTACGTTGAAGCGACTGTTCTGCCATTTGACTCCGTTGCTCCAGCGATTACCGAGCAGCTTCGTTATCAGCGCGCCAGCGATCTAGCCTATATTCAGGGGGAAGCCAGACTGCAGGAGTTAGAATCTGGTGCATCAGCTACAGAAGTTTTTCCTGATACCTGGCAGCCAGCCGCATATTATGGACGTGATAGTCAGGACATCAGTGCACAAATCCTCGACAAAGCCTTTAGATTACCTAATGCTGAATCAACCCAATATGCCGGTTTCACTACCGAGAACGGTAATTATGTTGTGATAGCAGTAAGTGATGTGAAACAGGGTTCAGTTGAAGATGTAGAGCCTGAAATGCGTGATGGATTGGTATCCAATCTGACCAGACTGAACGGTAGCGTCGAAGTGGCAGCATTCCTCAACACATTACGGAGTGAAGCCGACATCGAGATTTATGAATCACGGGTCACATCAAGCGAAGAAGAGTAG
- a CDS encoding enoyl-ACP reductase FabI — protein sequence MGFLQGKRVLIVGVASSRSIAAGIAHAMAREGAELAFTYQNDKLKSRVEKIAEECGSNPALIFPCDVSSDEQIKTVFDDLAKQWDGLDSIVHSVAFAPREQLQGSFVDSVTREGFAAAHDISAYSFAALAKAGKELMAGRNASLLTLSYLGAERAIDNYNVMGVAKAALEATVRYMAYSLGPEGIRVNAVSAGPIKTLAAAGIGDFGKMLAYGERNAPLRRNVTIDEVGNVGAFLCSDLASGVTGEITYVDGGYNIVGIGDK from the coding sequence ATGGGTTTTCTACAAGGCAAACGGGTATTGATTGTTGGCGTTGCCAGCTCGCGTTCTATCGCTGCCGGTATTGCGCATGCCATGGCACGTGAAGGTGCTGAATTAGCTTTTACTTACCAAAATGACAAACTCAAATCCCGCGTCGAAAAAATCGCTGAAGAATGTGGCTCCAATCCAGCATTAATTTTTCCTTGCGATGTTAGTAGTGATGAGCAAATCAAAACTGTTTTCGATGACCTGGCCAAACAATGGGATGGGCTGGACAGTATTGTTCATTCGGTCGCATTTGCTCCCCGTGAACAACTGCAAGGCAGTTTTGTTGACAGTGTGACACGTGAAGGTTTTGCCGCTGCACATGATATCAGTGCCTACAGCTTTGCTGCATTGGCGAAAGCGGGTAAAGAGTTAATGGCTGGCCGTAATGCTTCATTATTGACACTGAGCTATCTGGGTGCCGAACGTGCTATCGATAATTACAACGTTATGGGGGTCGCAAAAGCCGCTCTGGAAGCCACTGTCAGATATATGGCTTATTCATTAGGACCGGAAGGCATTCGTGTCAATGCTGTTTCTGCAGGCCCTATAAAAACACTTGCTGCTGCCGGTATTGGCGATTTTGGCAAGATGCTGGCCTATGGCGAACGTAATGCACCATTGCGTCGTAATGTCACGATTGATGAAGTTGGCAATGTAGGTGCTTTCCTGTGCTCCGATCTGGCATCCGGGGTAACCGGCGAAATTACCTATGTTGACGGTGGTTACAATATTGTCGGTATTGGCGATAAGTAA
- a CDS encoding HU family DNA-binding protein encodes MNKSELIDAVAAAADISKAKAALAVDGVTSAVTKALSKGDQVTLVGFGTFSVRERAARTGRNPRTGEEIKIAAAKIPAFKAGKALKDAVN; translated from the coding sequence GTGAATAAATCTGAATTAATCGATGCAGTTGCTGCGGCCGCAGACATTTCAAAAGCGAAAGCAGCTCTGGCTGTTGACGGCGTGACTTCTGCAGTCACCAAGGCGTTAAGTAAAGGCGATCAAGTTACTCTGGTTGGCTTCGGTACTTTTTCTGTTCGTGAGCGTGCTGCTCGTACCGGCCGTAACCCACGCACCGGCGAAGAAATCAAAATTGCAGCTGCTAAAATTCCTGCATTTAAAGCTGGTAAAGCCCTGAAGGATGCTGTAAACTAG
- a CDS encoding peptidylprolyl isomerase, producing MIKYLLVGLLLANSVWAAPLDRIVAVVNNEIILDSELVDMEQTVRQQLRQRNAAIPSSDILRRQVLERLIMQKLQLQRAEMSGIRVADDALNAAVRQIAENNNLTIRQFRDALESDGYDFTEFRETIREEMIISRLRKSEVEDSIVVSEREVDNFLATQNLQGDSEQAFRLLHILVGVPDAPTPEQVQEAEKKLTVIQDLLAEGGEFSEIAAGYSDGQNALEGGDLGWRKQAELPTLFAGVVPNLSVGEVSDVIRSGSGFHLIKLAEKRSEETHLVKQTKARHILIKTNELVTDEAAEKRLQQLRERILNGEDFAELAKAHSEDTGSAIEGGSLGWTSPGVMVPEFEEVMNSLAEGEVSDVFQSRFGWHLIQVEERREQNMADEFKRNKAREQLKQRKVEEELESWLRAMRDEAYIEYREL from the coding sequence ATGATTAAATATTTGCTTGTCGGCTTATTGCTTGCGAACAGTGTATGGGCAGCGCCGCTTGATCGTATTGTTGCGGTTGTTAATAATGAAATTATTCTGGATAGTGAGCTGGTCGACATGGAGCAGACAGTACGTCAGCAGCTTCGCCAGCGTAATGCCGCAATACCTTCCTCTGATATTCTACGCCGACAGGTCCTTGAACGACTCATCATGCAAAAACTGCAATTGCAACGTGCAGAAATGTCGGGTATTCGGGTGGCAGATGACGCATTAAATGCCGCTGTTCGACAAATTGCTGAAAATAATAACCTTACCATACGGCAGTTTCGTGATGCGCTTGAAAGTGACGGCTATGATTTTACTGAATTCAGGGAAACGATTCGTGAAGAAATGATTATCAGTCGGTTGCGTAAAAGCGAGGTTGAAGATTCTATCGTTGTTTCTGAGCGAGAAGTTGATAACTTTTTGGCGACCCAAAACCTGCAAGGTGATTCTGAACAGGCATTCAGGTTATTACATATTTTAGTGGGTGTGCCTGATGCACCAACACCCGAACAAGTACAGGAAGCGGAAAAAAAACTAACCGTTATTCAAGATTTACTGGCAGAGGGCGGTGAATTTTCAGAAATTGCTGCAGGGTACTCCGATGGGCAAAATGCGTTGGAAGGTGGTGACCTAGGCTGGCGTAAACAGGCTGAACTGCCAACCTTATTTGCCGGTGTGGTTCCTAATCTGTCCGTAGGTGAAGTGAGCGATGTTATTCGAAGCGGCAGTGGTTTTCATCTCATCAAACTGGCCGAAAAACGCAGTGAGGAAACGCACCTGGTTAAACAAACAAAAGCTCGCCACATTTTAATCAAAACCAACGAGCTGGTGACTGATGAAGCTGCCGAAAAGCGACTTCAGCAATTACGTGAACGAATTCTCAATGGTGAAGACTTTGCCGAGCTGGCAAAAGCACACTCTGAGGATACTGGCTCTGCGATTGAGGGTGGAAGTCTTGGCTGGACCAGCCCCGGTGTTATGGTGCCCGAGTTTGAAGAAGTTATGAATAGTTTGGCGGAAGGTGAAGTGAGCGATGTTTTCCAAAGCCGTTTTGGTTGGCATTTAATTCAGGTCGAAGAGCGCCGAGAACAAAATATGGCAGATGAATTTAAGCGCAATAAGGCACGTGAGCAGTTAAAACAACGTAAAGTTGAAGAAGAGCTTGAAAGCTGGTTAAGAGCAATGCGTGATGAAGCCTACATAGAGTATCGTGAGCTTTGA